Genomic DNA from Fimbriimonas ginsengisoli Gsoil 348:
CGATGCGACCGTAAAGCCGATCATCGAAAAGACGAAATACCGTTTCTTACCGAAGGCGTCGCCAAGCCACGCGCTCAGCGGGATCATCACGACGTTCGCGATTCCGTATCCGGTGACCACCCATCCAATCTCGCTAAGCGTCGCCCCCAGCGTCGCCTGCATGTCGGTGAGGGCGACGTTGACGATGCTGGTGTCGATCACCTCCAGCAGCGCTGCCAGCGACACTGAGACGGCGATCATCCACCGCAGGCTCTTGGCTGGAAGTGCAGGTGCGGCGGAAATGGGGGCGGCGACGGCGCTCATTGCTTGCCGGTCTGTCCCGTATCCTTCGAGGTCGGAGGCTGGGCGTATCCGCTTCCCGGACCATACGAGTAGCGTCCCACCGCCCGGTCGAGATCCGACCGCGCCTGATTGTAGTCGTACAGCGCGTTCACCCGGTTCGTCTCCGCCTGCGTCAGGCTCGCCTGTGCATTGCTGAGCTCAAGCTGAGGAGAGGTGAGCGGTCCCGCCGAAACCCCCACGCGGGCTCGGAGTCGGGCCAGGCGAAACGCCTCTCGAGCCTGCGCCAGGCCGACGTTGGCGACCTGTACGCGCTCGCGAGCCTGCGCCAAATTTACGTATGCCTGCTGCACCTCGAAGGTGACCTGATCGATCGCGCTCCGCCGATCGGTCTTGGCCCCCGCCACCGTCGCTTCCGCCTCTCGAACCCGCGCTCGGTCGAGACCGCCTCGAAAGATCGGGATGTTGAAGTTCAGGCCGATCGACCCTTGCTGCTCCGGCGTAAACCCGGCCGCGGTGGGTTGCACCACGTATTGAGCGGAAAGCGAGAAGGTTGGCAAGGCTCGTCGCCGCTCATACATGACCCCCCTCTGGGCCGCCGTCAGCGCCGCCTCCGATTCCAGGACCTCCGGGCGAGTCGCGAGCGCCTCGCGTACTGCTGCCTGGTAATCCGGGCCGAGCTCGACCTCGTTCTGCGCCGTGTGCAGACGGCTCGAGTTATCGGCGGGAGGCGGGATCTTTAACTCCGAAAGCGGCGGCGTACTCACTGGCGGGACGACCGGAGCCACCCCCTCAGGTTCTTGAACCGCTCCCGTGTCCGTGATTCGGATCGGCGCCGAAACGTCGACTCCCATCACATTCTTGAGCCGCGCCAAGGCAAGGGTTACCGCCCCCCGCGCGTTCACCACCGCCTGCTGAGCGTCGGCGACGTCCCTTTGGGCAGTCAGCACGTCGAACTGCGTCCCCGTGCCGGCGCGAAGCGTGGCTTGGGCATCCTCCAGCCGAGTCTGCGCGTTCGTCAGCGTATCTTGCGAAACCACGAACTGCCCCTGCGCTCGTAGGGCCTGATAGAACGCCGCCTTAACGTCGGAGACCAGTTGGTTCCGGACCCGGTTAACGTCGATCCGGGCGGCGACCTCGCTAAACTGCGCTTGGCTTGCGGCCGCGTGGATCGCCCCCGAGAGATCGATCGGCAACGAAATCGACGCTGTGTAGATGGAGTTGAACTGATTTTGAAGCGTAACGCTCGTGGGTCCAAAGTTGGCCACGTTCGGCTTATCGTAGATCGTAAGCGACCCGCCCACCCCGGCCTGCGGCTGCAACGCCGCCCTCGCCTCCCCGGTCCGTCCCTTCGCCCGCTCCAAGTTCGCGATCGACGTCGCGTACCCCCGGCTGGTCGCCAGCGCGATCCCGACCGCGTCTTCGATCGTCATATCGCGACCCCCGAGTATCTTCGCCAACTCGTCCGCGTTCGGTGACTCCAGCAATGGGCGGGTCGGCGACGGCAAGGGAAGCTTCGGCTCTTGAGCCAGTACCGATCCGCCGAGTGCCGTTATGGCGAGAACTGCGTAAGGCTTCATTACACGCTCCCTTTCGTCACGATGCTGGCGACTACCGACATCCCCGCTCTCAGGTCGCTTAGCCGTTCCTGCCCCGGCTCAAAGACGATCTTCACACCCACCCGCTGAACGACCTTCGTGAAGTTGCCGGTCGCGTTATCTGGGGGCAGAAGGGCGAACGTGGCGCCGGTGCCCGCGGAAATGCTATCGACATGCCCCTTGAACGTACGTCCCGGAAGCGCGTCGACCTCGATCTCGGCCGGTTGTCCCACGCGGACGTCCGCGAGCTGGGTCTCCTTATAGTTCGCCACGACCCACGCCGACCCGTTCGGAACGATGGCCAGCAGCGGAGTGCCCACCGCGACCTGCATTCCTTCCGTAACCGTCTTCCGGCTGATTCGCCCGTCGACCGGCGCGTAAATCTTCGTTCGTTTGAGGTGCAGCTCCGCGTCCGCCAGAGTTGCCCTCGCCTGCGCGATCTTCGCCATCGCCTGCTCGCTTCCCACCCGGCTGATCTGCAGTTGGACCGGAGCGACGTTCGCCTGCGCCAAAGTCCCCGACGCTTGGTGACGCCTCGCCTGCGCCTGCTTGACGTTGGTCAATGCGGAAGTCACCTGAGCCCGCGCCTGGTTGACGGCGTGATCCGCCGCCGCCGCCTGATCTTGGTTCGCCTGGATCTGAGCCCTCGCCTGCGACACTCCGGCGGCTGCCGCGTCGACCTGACTGCGCGCGGTGGCGACTTCCGCCTCGCGTTGTGAAATGAGCGCGGTTGCCGAGCGGGCCTGCTCCTGGGCCGCTTCAAGCTGCGACCGGGCCACCGTGAGCTGCGTGGCGGCTTGATCCGCCGCTTGCGCGGAAATCACTCCTTCTTTGAAGAGCGCCTGAGCCCGTTCCGCGTCTCGCTCGGCTTTGCCCGCCGCCGCTCGTGCCGACTCGGTATTGGCGTTCGCCCCTTTCGCGGCGGCTCGTGCGTTCTCCAGAAGCGCCCGCGCCTGTCGCACTCCGTCGTTCGCGCGGTTTAAATTCGCCTCGGCGGTCCTCAGTCCGGCGACCGCCCCTTTCACCGCGGATCGCGCTCCGGAGGCCTGTGCCCGCGCGGTGGCGACGCCCGCCTCCGCTTTGCTAACGTCCGCCACCGATCCCGAGATGGCCCCTTGCGTTTGCTCCACCTGTCCTTGCGCCTGTTGGATCTGGGCGTTGCCGATCTGGCCGGTTAGCTGCACATTCGCATCGGCCTGCTTCGCCTGCGCCTCCGCAAGCTGCACGTTCGCCTTCGCCTGCGCCACCTCGTCGCGATAGCTGGCGGAATCGATTTCGGCGATCAGATCGCCGCGCTTGACGACTTGGTTATCGGTGACATGCACCCGCATCACCGTCCCCGCCACCTGAGGCGCGACCTGAACGATCGTAGAGGTCACCTGGGCATCGTCCGTGGTGGCATGAGTCGAGTTGTATGACCAGGACCGGAACCCAAAAAAGAGCCCCGCAAGCACCAGGACTCCAAGAACGACGAACATGATCGGCCGCCGCTTCTTCGGGGCGGGACTCTCAGGGGGCGCTCCTTCTGGCGCCTGACGGCCTTCATTGCTCATGCCTCGATTATGATACGTGCACGTACTAGTTTCGCAAGATACGTCCGCAATTTCGCCGGTAGGTTCAGGAATTGATGGCTAGAAACAAAATAATGTTCCCCACCTTACGCCGCAGGCGTGTAGCCGTTGCCCACGCGCAACGCGTTTGGCTCTGGTAAAGATGCGTAATGGAGGGACGACCTGGAAACGTCACGCTTTCTACATCCTACAAAACCCGATCCGAGCCGGATTGGTAGCCGACCCGTATGAATATCCTTTCACCGGGTCTATTGGGTACGAACTCGCCCAAATGCTGCTCGACATTTGTTGGTGACCCCCACTGAGGTACCGGGCGTCGCACGTGGGCGACGGCTACACGCCTGCGGCGTAACGAAACCAAAAACGGCCCGCGGACCTTGGTCCGCGGGCCGTTCGACGGTGCGGTCGATCCCTAGAAGGAAATGACCCCCGCCGCGTCGGCAACTAAGTTGCCGCCCGCCGTGATCACGATCTGTAGGCCGCTGGCCGTGTTCGTGATGGTTGCCGTGTAGCCGGCGTTCGGCACGAGCCCCGTAACGAGCCGCATGGTTGCGGTCGCCGGAACCGTGAAGGTCGTTCCGGTGAACGCGGCGTACATGTCTCGCTTGAACATGACCGCGAACGTTCCAACCACCGCTCCATCGAATCCCGTGCCCGAAGCGCTCTGGATCGTCTGGGTCGGCAGCTTCGCGACGCCCGCATTCGTCCCCTGCAGAACGTGCAGGAACCGCACGTCGAGCGGATTGGAGGTGTCCTCCGCCATGAACCGGTGGGTCATCGGGTCGAGCTGGGCCGGCTGGCCGTTCAGAGCCTCGGCGGCCGAAGCCGTCACCGTTGCGTTGACCGGAAGCAGGGTGTCGATGAACAGGTTCTGTCCAGAGGCGGTGGTTACCTTGGCCGACTTGCCGTTGATAGTCGCCATCGCCGGGGTATTCAGCCAGAACCGCTTGAACTTGCCGACCGTCTTGGAGGTTGCTCGATCGTAAGTGATCACTACGTCAGGCTTCAGGTAGACCGAGGAACGGCTGGCGTGGGCCACGTCCTTGTTTCCCAGATAGACGTTGTTGTAAAGGTTGGTCGAATCCCCCTGGCTGTAGGCGTAGCCGTTGCCGGAGCTCGCCAGAACGCTCGAAGGGTCCCCGTCCGGATCGTAAACCCACTGGGAGCCTCTCTGCTCGTTATCGATCCAGAACGAGAGGTCGGTCACCGCCGGGTTCTTGATGGCGAGCGTGTTCTGGTAGTCGGAGCAGGCGATGGCGGAGCCGTAGCCGAGGTGCGGCTTGGTGAGCCACTCGCCGCCCCGCCAGAAAGCGATTGCGTTGCCGTCGCCGAACTGGTGGTCGATCCGGTTCCAACTGCACTTGGTGACGAACCAACTGGCGTTCGAGCTCCAGTCCGAACGAGAAGAGAAGAGGCCGAGACCCGGCGCGAAATACTCGGTCGGCATCGTCGGGCGAGGATCGCTGTATCCGGCGAAGTTCGGGTCGCAAGCGAGGAAGTACATGACCCCCGTGGAAACGCTGGAAGCGGTGAGCGCGCTGTAGATCGCCGCGTCGCGGGCAGCGACGCCGCCGGGAGCGAGGTTGTCGATCATCCATCGAAGCTTGGAGTACTTCGCCATGTCGCCGGCATCGCGGGCCATGATGGCAAGTGGGCCGAACACTCGGATGTAGTCGAAGTTCTTATACGTGTCGCAGTCGGAGAAGAGGTACGGAAGGTACGTCGGGCCGATCCAGTTCTGGAGAACCTGCTTCGACGGCGACATCAGGTTGAGGTGCGCGTCGATCGCCTCGTGATCCCAGTACGGAGTGCTCGCCATGCTCGAAAGCGGCCCGTAGACGGCGGCTCCTTCGATTCCGGTCGTGTGCATCCCCAGCAGGGTCCAAGAGATGCCCCGCATCGTCAACTCGCCGTAGCCAAGTCCTTCGGGGGAGACGCCGCCGGCGCCCGCCGTGGTCTCGAACTTGTTGACTTGGTAGAGCCAAGCTTGAATCGTATTCCCGATGTACTTTCGCAGTGAGCCAGCGGCCGGGTCGGTCGCGACCGCCGGAACGTCGTCGCCGAGGTCGAGCGCCATCGAAAGGAGGGCGACCGTCCGTACGTGGTTGCTGTAGTAGTTATTCGCCGCCCAGCGGACCTTGTCGTTCGTGTCGACAAGCGACGGGTCGTTGTAGGTGTTGAGCGGCATCGGGTGTTCCTGCGCCGTCGTGTTGGCGTGCAGGTTCTCCTGAATCCACCGCAAGAAGACGGTGCGGATCTTCGCCTTATCGGCCGCCGTGAACTTCTGGTAGATCCAGTCGACCGTCAGCGGGAACCCTTCTCCGTACCAGCTCGCCCGGTTGTGGGTGGCGAAGGTGTGCCACCGGAACTTCTGCGTGTCGTCCATCCCCTTCGCCGCCTCGGTGATGATCGGCATAAGCAGGGCGTAGGCCCGGTTCGCGTAGTCGTCGCGAGTTGCCTGATCCGGATGGACGAGCGACATAAAGGC
This window encodes:
- a CDS encoding HlyD family secretion protein, translating into MSNEGRQAPEGAPPESPAPKKRRPIMFVVLGVLVLAGLFFGFRSWSYNSTHATTDDAQVTSTIVQVAPQVAGTVMRVHVTDNQVVKRGDLIAEIDSASYRDEVAQAKANVQLAEAQAKQADANVQLTGQIGNAQIQQAQGQVEQTQGAISGSVADVSKAEAGVATARAQASGARSAVKGAVAGLRTAEANLNRANDGVRQARALLENARAAAKGANANTESARAAAGKAERDAERAQALFKEGVISAQAADQAATQLTVARSQLEAAQEQARSATALISQREAEVATARSQVDAAAAGVSQARAQIQANQDQAAAADHAVNQARAQVTSALTNVKQAQARRHQASGTLAQANVAPVQLQISRVGSEQAMAKIAQARATLADAELHLKRTKIYAPVDGRISRKTVTEGMQVAVGTPLLAIVPNGSAWVVANYKETQLADVRVGQPAEIEVDALPGRTFKGHVDSISAGTGATFALLPPDNATGNFTKVVQRVGVKIVFEPGQERLSDLRAGMSVVASIVTKGSV
- a CDS encoding IPT/TIG domain-containing protein → MSRNLMALTALCLGATAARAQAPSIASFNPYHAPVGTSISISGNNLNGTTAVYFNGVASSSITNLSAWSIKATVPVGATTGKIKVVTPKGSYTCGSDFQVDGGNGGGGGGGGGTLPNIASWNPGHAAVGAVVSISGSGFTGLQSVKFNGVAATQFTVVNASQVNATVPVGATTGKLVVTNASGSYTPSVDFVVDGTGGGGGSTGGGSTGGTSGGGGSTYAYPPNIDPPATAMTGHPRIFVRQSDIPTLRNWANDNNPVWVSLKHLATIAKTTMDNGQIVDAGDDGSSNCPAPSESYAEIFAFMSLVHPDQATRDDYANRAYALLMPIITEAAKGMDDTQKFRWHTFATHNRASWYGEGFPLTVDWIYQKFTAADKAKIRTVFLRWIQENLHANTTAQEHPMPLNTYNDPSLVDTNDKVRWAANNYYSNHVRTVALLSMALDLGDDVPAVATDPAAGSLRKYIGNTIQAWLYQVNKFETTAGAGGVSPEGLGYGELTMRGISWTLLGMHTTGIEGAAVYGPLSSMASTPYWDHEAIDAHLNLMSPSKQVLQNWIGPTYLPYLFSDCDTYKNFDYIRVFGPLAIMARDAGDMAKYSKLRWMIDNLAPGGVAARDAAIYSALTASSVSTGVMYFLACDPNFAGYSDPRPTMPTEYFAPGLGLFSSRSDWSSNASWFVTKCSWNRIDHQFGDGNAIAFWRGGEWLTKPHLGYGSAIACSDYQNTLAIKNPAVTDLSFWIDNEQRGSQWVYDPDGDPSSVLASSGNGYAYSQGDSTNLYNNVYLGNKDVAHASRSSVYLKPDVVITYDRATSKTVGKFKRFWLNTPAMATINGKSAKVTTASGQNLFIDTLLPVNATVTASAAEALNGQPAQLDPMTHRFMAEDTSNPLDVRFLHVLQGTNAGVAKLPTQTIQSASGTGFDGAVVGTFAVMFKRDMYAAFTGTTFTVPATATMRLVTGLVPNAGYTATITNTASGLQIVITAGGNLVADAAGVISF
- a CDS encoding TolC family protein; this encodes MKPYAVLAITALGGSVLAQEPKLPLPSPTRPLLESPNADELAKILGGRDMTIEDAVGIALATSRGYATSIANLERAKGRTGEARAALQPQAGVGGSLTIYDKPNVANFGPTSVTLQNQFNSIYTASISLPIDLSGAIHAAASQAQFSEVAARIDVNRVRNQLVSDVKAAFYQALRAQGQFVVSQDTLTNAQTRLEDAQATLRAGTGTQFDVLTAQRDVADAQQAVVNARGAVTLALARLKNVMGVDVSAPIRITDTGAVQEPEGVAPVVPPVSTPPLSELKIPPPADNSSRLHTAQNEVELGPDYQAAVREALATRPEVLESEAALTAAQRGVMYERRRALPTFSLSAQYVVQPTAAGFTPEQQGSIGLNFNIPIFRGGLDRARVREAEATVAGAKTDRRSAIDQVTFEVQQAYVNLAQARERVQVANVGLAQAREAFRLARLRARVGVSAGPLTSPQLELSNAQASLTQAETNRVNALYDYNQARSDLDRAVGRYSYGPGSGYAQPPTSKDTGQTGKQ